One Anaerolineales bacterium genomic window carries:
- a CDS encoding PD40 domain-containing protein, translating to MSKAIPPFTFLFPLLILLSACQAAATPLPPAASPTANETPTASRTAEPTATERLTSTSSRTSAPTAVRTKRPSPTPTEDALKDLGKIAFFKNDGLYTMRADGSELTLVAELDGIPQGVSWSPDGKRIAYAVDWKIGIANANGSGFVKITGEGDHVEPDWSPDGEWLVYTSDQSMRADPNGPFWYTDLFLMRPDGTDARNLSPALPINSDSPDWSPSGVWIAFWYGGPVYLMDPASGAMNPLVPEPACDLFNPVWSPDGMRIAYEKNCSGRSQIFIIPVEDPNSKTALTGVPGGKNFGASNPTWSPDGRFIAYQQDYKICIQEVGAAASRCLTDGVQPDWSWAVG from the coding sequence ATGAGCAAAGCGATTCCGCCCTTCACCTTTCTCTTCCCGCTGCTGATCCTGCTTTCCGCCTGCCAGGCCGCCGCAACCCCGCTCCCGCCCGCCGCCTCCCCGACCGCCAACGAAACCCCGACCGCGAGCCGGACCGCCGAACCCACAGCCACCGAACGCCTGACTTCGACGTCGAGCCGGACCTCCGCCCCGACGGCGGTGAGAACCAAGCGGCCCTCCCCCACGCCGACCGAGGATGCGCTCAAAGACCTGGGCAAGATCGCCTTCTTTAAAAACGACGGCCTCTACACCATGCGCGCCGATGGGAGCGAGCTGACTCTGGTCGCCGAGCTCGACGGGATCCCGCAAGGAGTATCCTGGTCTCCGGACGGAAAACGGATCGCCTACGCCGTGGATTGGAAGATCGGCATCGCGAATGCGAACGGATCCGGCTTCGTAAAAATCACCGGCGAAGGCGACCACGTGGAACCGGATTGGTCGCCGGACGGGGAATGGCTCGTTTATACCAGCGATCAGAGCATGCGCGCGGACCCCAACGGTCCGTTCTGGTACACCGACCTGTTTCTGATGCGCCCCGACGGAACGGACGCGCGGAACCTCTCCCCCGCCCTGCCGATCAACAGCGACAGCCCGGATTGGTCGCCCAGCGGTGTCTGGATCGCGTTCTGGTACGGCGGGCCGGTTTACCTGATGGATCCCGCGAGCGGCGCGATGAACCCCCTGGTGCCGGAGCCCGCCTGCGACCTTTTCAATCCCGTCTGGTCGCCGGACGGCATGCGGATCGCGTACGAGAAAAACTGCAGCGGACGGTCGCAGATCTTCATCATCCCGGTGGAGGATCCGAATTCGAAGACCGCGCTGACCGGTGTTCCCGGCGGAAAAAACTTCGGCGCGTCCAATCCCACCTGGTCGCCTGACGGCCGGTTCATCGCCTACCAGCAGGATTACAAAATTTGCATCCAGGAAGTGGGGGCGGCCGCTTCCCGGTGCCTGACGGACGGCGTCCAGCCGGATTGGTCGTGGGCGGTCGGGTAG
- a CDS encoding PD40 domain-containing protein — MKRISMPQVHLLRIAAQAPVTLLAACTLQVGLEPTTQTTAPAAPPALAAPSSAETEAQPPAADEWLLVNTEQGLWMSRPDGCQAGIRIPGRVILPGPLSRAISPDGGLFAYISTSADPSLPYGFYDPTRLFGSYPDLTLTIMSLSGAVPSVAIPLIPPGAEPSTEFTNPVQIAITEESSLAWSPDGKRLAFIGAQQGASADLYEYYLDDGRIARLTDGPMQSYRPLWSPDGAWIVHGEVSGFGTGAGYGVRGFYAARADGGGVFSLYEILERSGDEAAAGWLDGNTLIAHTRRQPCGPTHLRLVDLSAQKADVVFAGCMSDVAVGPGVVLFSQPPDMPLYAEEPPRPGVYLLTAADRTPRLLSGENIRKIEWEDGLGAFLAQTDDGRLLEVSPAGEIRALPVQAIRMATLSPDGRWWAATDALINTEGIFVGAYGTELRQIFEGRIAFGDGMLFSPAGDALYFVTAAGELFRAQAPNWAPAQLASGLTHAYGYSDLAWWEG, encoded by the coding sequence ATGAAGCGAATTTCCATGCCGCAAGTTCACCTGCTTCGAATCGCCGCCCAGGCGCCGGTCACGCTGCTGGCGGCCTGCACGCTGCAGGTCGGCCTGGAGCCGACGACTCAGACCACGGCGCCCGCCGCGCCGCCGGCGCTTGCCGCGCCCTCTTCCGCAGAAACCGAAGCTCAGCCGCCCGCGGCGGATGAATGGCTGCTGGTGAACACCGAACAGGGTTTGTGGATGAGCCGGCCCGACGGCTGTCAGGCCGGGATCCGTATCCCCGGACGGGTCATCCTGCCCGGCCCGCTTTCGCGGGCAATCTCGCCCGACGGCGGCTTGTTCGCCTATATCTCGACCTCCGCCGATCCTTCCCTTCCCTACGGTTTCTACGATCCTACCCGTCTCTTCGGCTCTTACCCCGACCTGACGCTCACCATCATGTCCCTCTCGGGCGCCGTGCCGTCGGTTGCGATTCCGCTCATCCCGCCCGGCGCCGAACCTAGCACGGAGTTTACTAACCCGGTCCAGATCGCGATAACCGAAGAGAGTTCCCTCGCCTGGTCGCCGGACGGAAAGCGGCTGGCTTTCATCGGCGCCCAGCAGGGGGCCTCGGCGGACCTCTATGAGTATTACCTTGACGACGGGCGGATCGCCCGCCTGACCGACGGCCCGATGCAATCCTACCGGCCGCTGTGGTCGCCCGACGGAGCGTGGATCGTGCACGGCGAGGTTTCGGGCTTCGGCACCGGCGCCGGATACGGAGTCAGAGGATTCTACGCCGCACGCGCCGACGGCGGCGGAGTCTTTTCGCTGTACGAGATCCTCGAGCGGAGCGGCGACGAAGCCGCGGCCGGTTGGCTGGACGGCAACACGCTGATCGCGCACACGCGGCGGCAACCCTGCGGTCCCACGCACCTGCGCCTGGTCGATCTTTCCGCGCAAAAGGCGGATGTGGTGTTCGCAGGCTGCATGAGCGACGTCGCCGTCGGCCCGGGCGTGGTGCTGTTTTCGCAACCGCCGGATATGCCTTTGTATGCCGAAGAACCCCCCCGGCCCGGGGTGTACCTTCTCACGGCCGCCGACCGCACCCCACGGCTGCTCAGCGGTGAAAATATCCGCAAGATCGAATGGGAGGATGGTCTCGGCGCCTTCCTCGCCCAGACTGATGACGGCCGGCTGCTAGAGGTTTCCCCCGCCGGCGAGATCCGCGCGTTGCCGGTGCAGGCCATCCGCATGGCCACCCTCTCGCCCGACGGGCGCTGGTGGGCGGCAACGGATGCGCTGATCAACACCGAAGGGATCTTCGTCGGCGCATACGGGACGGAGCTGCGGCAGATCTTCGAAGGCCGGATCGCCTTCGGCGACGGGATGCTCTTTTCGCCCGCCGGAGATGCGCTCTACTTCGTCACCGCAGCCGGCGAACTGTTCCGCGCGCAGGCGCCGAATTGGGCGCCCGCCCAGCTGGCCTCGGGCCTCACGCACGCCTACGGGTATTCCGATCTGGCATGGTGGGAGGGGTGA